Proteins from a genomic interval of Pelagicoccus enzymogenes:
- a CDS encoding TonB-dependent receptor plug domain-containing protein, whose protein sequence is MFAQTSDEEEEDEIYELSPFEVTGSDDVGYMATSSLAGSRLNTELRDIAAAVQAITPEFMKDVGATDLQKLLVYTTNTEVAGVEGNFYGGDTWDKGHARDILVEPHRTTRIRGLNSADITRDFFPTDIPIDWYSLNRVDISRGPNSILFGLGSPAGLINNTLKTPMMAGDERSVELKFDSYGSIRGMVDLNKTIIEDELSIRVVALNDEAKFRQKGTFNNDRRIYSALRWQPNLGEGVFTQIDANGEWGQINANRPMAGTPADFLTNWYGATDRNIVTNDEYWTDPGDAEGLAGFGAHEAIYGAQSVGGQVWDDHPVSFYGDPTNAAVGVPGGPDAMVLRGWNNVNGGGWGSYVGLTNPNWELGNGNHEKNQAAYYANNPVVSGIIDGYENLTGRSFRGFGQGMWPTQMIIDGPIAELVREQNLVGPNKSEFNDFETFNIVATQTYLDGRLGWNFAYNDQSYRSGYTNAMEGLWGGNIISIDINESLRGGEGNNPNVGRLFTIGEGRGGIFEKKRENWRATVFGEVSGDDFFDSDSLFATVLGKHTFTGVASSQKFDYFDRNFAMYRWDEQFSEDLGWSRPGYATWRGIHYLSDSILDTTSMDQITGVTGVTASQNPALNQSVLAFGFNDEGGREWGQSNFGLLNWQTDLDKLYDGAREGYDVTDSKVFVWQGDMLNGAIVPIFGWREDDYEAYRKPSPTRFEVDGVMTEFGRDAIYNNVLPYSDNWVYDSERSVPIIASAQRRSWSVALHGEELLNLFGRELPKGMGVSLLFNDSSSFRPSDVATDVYNRQEANPSGNTRDVSLLLSAMDNKFSLRVTKYKTTQENTPFIGDAPAFNRNKAILGRSMDGMMWEIGPHWGALPETDEAAANRWQPTPEWVVNNWMFGEGNYDSAVANTPLPADWRDNPEIMNQPLRIRAAAVPGSPNYVAQGDINPDLDLPYVAPPLTAEEVAYRSEWYRARSDAEWSNPVDPVFWDAMNFERIEAAWGGFWELTAWQVPSTSRSLNNLESTGIEYEFTANPLDNWRVTFNASKAEAVRSNVLAAWDEYIENSMDMWFDGGYALYDEPGMDYWSIKGFYDIPESPGNQLGTGGRLGTGYGSEILAKYYQAKATEGQLVNELREWHFNLITNYSFVDGKFKGLGIGGAYRWMDESNLGYYPKYDADANAWVNDLSNPIKGSSEDYVDAWVSYETEIGGDKSWSIQLNVYDLFADDELIPVRANPDGSIAQVRIPGETRWSISNTIRF, encoded by the coding sequence TTGTTCGCCCAAACTTCCGATGAGGAAGAAGAGGACGAAATCTATGAGCTGTCACCTTTTGAGGTAACTGGCAGCGACGACGTTGGTTACATGGCGACATCCTCGCTTGCCGGATCCCGATTGAATACGGAGTTGCGTGATATCGCGGCTGCCGTGCAAGCAATCACCCCGGAGTTCATGAAGGATGTCGGCGCTACGGACCTGCAAAAGCTTCTTGTCTACACCACCAACACGGAAGTGGCTGGGGTGGAAGGCAACTTCTACGGCGGCGATACGTGGGACAAGGGACACGCCCGGGATATTTTGGTCGAGCCGCACCGCACGACTCGTATACGCGGATTGAACAGCGCGGACATCACTCGCGATTTCTTCCCAACTGATATTCCAATCGACTGGTACAGCCTCAATCGCGTGGACATCAGCCGTGGTCCTAACTCGATCCTTTTTGGTTTGGGAAGCCCCGCTGGCCTTATCAACAACACGCTCAAGACCCCAATGATGGCGGGTGACGAGCGCTCTGTAGAGCTGAAGTTCGACAGCTACGGATCCATCCGCGGCATGGTTGACCTCAACAAGACGATCATCGAGGACGAATTGTCGATCCGTGTGGTGGCCTTGAACGACGAGGCGAAGTTTCGTCAAAAGGGAACTTTCAACAACGACCGCCGTATCTACTCTGCTTTACGCTGGCAGCCGAATCTGGGCGAAGGCGTCTTCACACAGATTGATGCCAATGGCGAGTGGGGGCAAATCAACGCCAACCGCCCCATGGCAGGTACGCCAGCGGACTTCCTTACCAACTGGTATGGTGCGACTGACCGTAACATTGTGACAAACGACGAATACTGGACGGATCCCGGCGATGCCGAAGGTCTTGCTGGTTTTGGCGCTCACGAGGCGATCTACGGAGCTCAGTCGGTGGGTGGCCAGGTCTGGGATGACCATCCTGTTTCCTTCTACGGCGACCCAACGAATGCTGCAGTTGGCGTTCCCGGCGGTCCGGATGCGATGGTACTGCGTGGTTGGAACAATGTGAACGGCGGAGGCTGGGGCAGCTACGTCGGCTTGACCAACCCCAATTGGGAATTGGGCAACGGTAACCATGAGAAGAACCAAGCCGCATACTACGCGAACAACCCCGTGGTTTCGGGAATCATCGATGGCTATGAAAACCTTACCGGCCGCTCATTCCGCGGTTTCGGCCAAGGCATGTGGCCGACTCAGATGATCATCGACGGTCCGATCGCTGAATTGGTTCGTGAGCAAAACTTGGTAGGTCCCAACAAGTCGGAGTTCAACGACTTTGAAACTTTCAACATAGTCGCCACCCAAACCTACTTGGATGGTCGCTTGGGCTGGAATTTCGCATACAACGACCAGTCATACCGTTCTGGATACACCAACGCAATGGAAGGCCTCTGGGGTGGAAACATCATTTCCATCGACATTAACGAATCGCTTCGCGGCGGTGAGGGCAACAACCCGAACGTAGGTCGTCTCTTCACGATTGGCGAAGGGCGCGGTGGTATCTTCGAGAAGAAGCGTGAGAACTGGCGCGCCACCGTGTTTGGTGAAGTGTCGGGAGATGACTTCTTCGACTCTGACAGCTTGTTCGCCACGGTATTGGGTAAGCACACTTTTACTGGTGTAGCCTCCTCGCAGAAGTTTGACTACTTCGATCGAAACTTTGCGATGTATCGCTGGGACGAACAGTTCTCTGAAGATCTAGGATGGTCTCGTCCTGGTTACGCAACCTGGCGCGGCATCCATTACCTCAGCGATAGCATTTTGGATACGACATCCATGGACCAGATCACTGGAGTTACCGGTGTAACGGCCTCCCAAAACCCAGCTCTGAACCAGTCCGTCCTCGCCTTCGGCTTCAATGATGAAGGTGGCAGGGAGTGGGGCCAAAGCAATTTCGGCCTCCTGAATTGGCAGACCGACTTGGACAAGCTCTACGACGGAGCGAGAGAAGGTTACGACGTGACCGACTCCAAGGTCTTCGTTTGGCAGGGCGACATGCTCAACGGAGCAATCGTCCCGATCTTCGGTTGGCGCGAGGATGATTACGAAGCTTACCGTAAGCCGTCCCCAACTCGCTTCGAAGTTGACGGTGTGATGACCGAGTTCGGGAGAGACGCTATTTACAACAACGTGTTGCCATACAGCGACAATTGGGTCTACGACTCGGAGAGAAGTGTCCCGATCATTGCCTCTGCGCAGCGTCGCAGCTGGAGCGTGGCCTTGCATGGCGAGGAACTGCTCAATCTGTTCGGCCGCGAATTGCCGAAAGGCATGGGAGTGAGCCTGCTCTTCAACGATTCCAGCAGTTTCCGTCCTTCGGATGTGGCGACTGACGTCTACAATCGACAAGAGGCGAATCCTTCGGGCAACACTCGTGACGTGAGCCTTTTGCTCTCTGCTATGGACAACAAGTTCTCCCTGCGCGTCACCAAGTACAAGACGACTCAAGAGAACACTCCCTTCATCGGAGACGCTCCTGCCTTTAACCGCAACAAGGCTATCCTCGGCCGCTCCATGGACGGCATGATGTGGGAAATCGGCCCTCATTGGGGCGCGCTTCCTGAGACCGACGAAGCTGCAGCGAACCGTTGGCAACCTACCCCAGAGTGGGTGGTCAACAACTGGATGTTTGGCGAAGGCAACTACGATTCCGCAGTCGCAAACACGCCGTTGCCTGCGGATTGGAGAGACAATCCTGAAATCATGAACCAGCCGCTCCGCATCCGCGCTGCAGCCGTTCCAGGTTCCCCCAACTATGTCGCACAGGGCGACATCAATCCGGACCTCGACCTTCCCTACGTCGCTCCCCCGCTCACCGCGGAAGAAGTGGCCTATCGTTCCGAGTGGTACCGCGCTCGCTCGGATGCGGAGTGGTCCAATCCAGTAGACCCAGTATTCTGGGATGCGATGAACTTCGAGCGCATCGAAGCGGCTTGGGGTGGATTCTGGGAGCTGACCGCATGGCAGGTTCCCAGCACTTCACGAAGCCTCAACAACCTTGAGTCCACTGGTATCGAATACGAATTCACAGCTAATCCTCTGGACAACTGGCGTGTGACCTTCAACGCCTCCAAGGCTGAAGCGGTACGCTCCAACGTACTGGCGGCGTGGGACGAGTACATCGAGAACAGCATGGACATGTGGTTCGATGGTGGATACGCGCTCTACGACGAGCCAGGCATGGACTACTGGTCCATCAAGGGCTTCTACGATATACCAGAATCTCCAGGCAACCAGTTGGGTACCGGTGGTCGCCTTGGAACAGGTTACGGTTCTGAGATCCTTGCCAAGTACTACCAGGCGAAGGCGACTGAAGGTCAGCTGGTCAATGAACTGAGAGAGTGGCACTTCAATCTAATCACCAACTACAGCTTCGTAGACGGCAAGTTCAAGGGCCTTGGCATCGGTGGCGCCTACCGTTGGATGGATGAGTCCAACTTGGGCTACTATCCGAAGTACGACGCAGATGCCAACGCTTGGGTCAACGACCTCAGCAATCCCATCAAGGGGTCAAGTGAGGACTACGTCGATGCTTGGGTATCCTATGAAACCGAGATCGGAGGCGATAAGAGCTGGTCCATCCAGTTAAATGTCTACGACCTCTTTGCCGACGATGAGCTGATTCCCGTTCGCGCGAATCCAGATGGATCAATCGCTCAAGTCCGTATTCCGGGTGAGACGCGCTGGTCTATCAGCAATACCATTCGTTTTTAG
- a CDS encoding RICIN domain-containing protein: MSLNANTTSHRASMVRAFRKGHSIVAAVFCLSLNGTALAQDNTVLFDVTAPGVDKSISIWGLDTAWLSESNVRRGVEFMGKEQVDVIRFSFTGDRPLINGDLETTRQAEFNERMRIVDTYTKQDAALYFNSDTIGIDSYFKDGSGNLRADRWAELIDLTRRKAEDAGRTVLSVAPFNEPDFVTNGYGNVGRLEEIARLFRQDSKYKESFADIRIAGGGTLNNDLALEWYSPLKDLLDEGNTHQLAGGFDTYASFFEYVVANGDIGINDELHNVMEAMVGAEYGMDVGIWWGSAEYARGEFVKASDGTRLGYSENRPNWTAASVYRAPDGKIQAFVGESERQARPTSFQFVSTDRDVFFDGVGPQRTFTVNTTGGSGYQTSSHSNAERVINITWGDDIQPVIKGRYTLVNRQSGKILEVQGGGTGNGSHIQQGTPNYESHQSWLVDRVPRTIGGDWSYFTIKPFNATTKTIDVWNWNLNAGAEVRLYDYLEGINQQWVLEYVEDGYFYIRSRFSGKYLEVANGSTENGARVQLGDGPGGHLQQWRFVKAGALVEFEAPAAPTGLKARANAVSVTLSWEANDENDLSGYSVYRSVATEGPYELIAREVVDTTFIDKGAYEAQAYFYRIKATDGSGNQSEYSDVQSVSPSSGPTLALSLNFEQSLGDGSGNANDAEATHAPAYLDGKVGASSLYFNGVNNFISLPATIADHAQISVACWVYWSGGSDDQRIFEFGDDVESRFYLSPSAAGSGLRFVIENAGKEAQLNATALDTNRWTHLAVVLGETKAQLYVDGSMVDESSSTVSLADISSNLNLVGKNRFNSWSFYRGRLDDFQIHNFALSANEVAAVAGLVSPPVPTGLATTVMDDEIVLSWDSVPGATAYAVRRSESSDGPFVALASNLSSPVFVDTETSGKTKFYYEVAASNDAGSSLYSDVSFASLLSFAEEWRELHFGVTENAGEAADDADPDKDGIINLLERAFAGNPKRKEGDLAPYLDDSVAPLAIVYRRAVSAADLAFRVLESSDLSPEWAVAEGTSEVISEEGGVQWVRFVRRLEADEDLFLRLQVKSE; encoded by the coding sequence ATGAGCTTGAACGCTAACACTACGTCGCATCGTGCCTCTATGGTACGCGCGTTTCGTAAGGGCCACTCAATTGTCGCAGCGGTATTCTGTCTCTCTTTGAACGGAACTGCCCTAGCTCAAGACAACACCGTACTCTTCGACGTCACCGCTCCCGGGGTTGACAAGTCTATCTCCATCTGGGGCTTGGATACAGCTTGGCTCTCGGAAAGCAACGTGCGGCGCGGCGTGGAGTTTATGGGTAAGGAGCAGGTCGACGTTATTCGCTTTTCGTTCACTGGAGACAGACCTTTGATAAATGGTGATCTCGAAACAACGCGACAGGCGGAATTTAACGAGCGTATGCGGATCGTAGATACGTATACCAAACAGGATGCCGCACTATACTTCAACAGTGATACGATTGGCATCGATTCCTATTTCAAAGATGGGTCAGGAAATCTTCGAGCGGACAGATGGGCCGAGCTGATTGACTTGACAAGGCGAAAAGCGGAAGACGCAGGGCGAACGGTTCTGTCGGTTGCTCCCTTCAACGAACCAGATTTCGTCACTAACGGCTACGGCAACGTAGGGCGCTTGGAAGAGATTGCTCGCCTGTTTCGACAAGATTCAAAATATAAGGAGAGCTTTGCGGACATCCGTATCGCAGGAGGCGGTACATTGAATAACGACCTGGCTCTCGAATGGTACAGCCCATTGAAAGACCTGCTTGACGAAGGAAATACGCACCAGCTAGCGGGCGGATTCGATACTTACGCATCGTTTTTTGAATACGTCGTAGCCAATGGCGACATTGGCATCAACGACGAGTTGCACAACGTCATGGAAGCCATGGTTGGAGCCGAGTACGGCATGGACGTTGGAATCTGGTGGGGTAGCGCTGAGTACGCCAGAGGCGAGTTCGTGAAGGCCAGCGATGGAACTCGACTCGGCTACTCGGAAAATCGTCCCAACTGGACGGCGGCCTCGGTCTACCGTGCTCCGGATGGTAAGATTCAGGCGTTCGTGGGAGAATCCGAGCGGCAGGCTCGACCGACCTCTTTTCAATTTGTATCCACAGATCGCGATGTCTTTTTCGACGGCGTTGGCCCGCAGCGTACTTTCACTGTCAATACGACGGGTGGCTCTGGTTATCAGACTTCATCCCACAGCAATGCAGAGCGCGTGATAAACATCACTTGGGGCGATGACATACAGCCGGTGATAAAAGGCCGCTACACCTTGGTGAATCGACAAAGCGGGAAGATCCTGGAAGTGCAAGGCGGAGGGACTGGCAACGGCTCCCATATCCAGCAAGGCACTCCGAACTACGAAAGCCATCAATCCTGGTTGGTCGATAGGGTGCCTCGAACCATTGGAGGTGATTGGAGTTACTTCACGATCAAGCCCTTCAATGCGACGACCAAGACGATCGATGTTTGGAACTGGAATCTCAACGCCGGCGCAGAGGTTCGCCTTTACGACTACCTGGAAGGCATTAACCAGCAATGGGTTCTTGAATACGTTGAAGACGGATATTTCTACATTCGTAGTCGCTTCAGCGGAAAGTATTTGGAAGTGGCCAATGGATCGACTGAGAACGGGGCTCGTGTCCAATTGGGAGATGGTCCGGGCGGACACTTGCAGCAATGGCGTTTCGTCAAGGCTGGCGCTTTGGTCGAGTTTGAAGCTCCAGCGGCGCCGACCGGCTTGAAGGCGAGAGCGAACGCAGTTTCAGTAACGCTGTCTTGGGAAGCTAACGATGAGAACGATTTGAGTGGATACAGTGTATATCGCTCTGTCGCGACTGAAGGTCCATACGAATTGATAGCTCGTGAGGTTGTGGATACCACATTCATCGACAAAGGGGCATACGAGGCCCAAGCCTACTTCTATAGAATCAAAGCAACCGATGGTTCGGGCAACCAATCGGAATATTCGGACGTCCAGTCTGTCTCCCCGAGCAGTGGACCGACTCTAGCCCTTTCGCTAAACTTTGAGCAGAGCCTAGGCGATGGTTCCGGAAATGCGAATGATGCCGAGGCCACGCACGCACCTGCTTACTTAGATGGGAAGGTTGGGGCGAGTTCGCTGTATTTCAATGGGGTCAACAACTTCATAAGCTTGCCTGCAACGATCGCTGACCACGCTCAAATCAGTGTTGCGTGTTGGGTTTACTGGAGCGGCGGATCGGATGATCAGCGCATCTTCGAATTTGGAGACGACGTGGAGTCTCGTTTTTACCTGAGTCCGAGTGCGGCAGGTTCGGGGCTTCGTTTTGTGATCGAGAATGCTGGAAAGGAAGCGCAGCTGAATGCGACGGCTCTCGATACGAACCGCTGGACTCACCTCGCGGTTGTGCTGGGCGAGACGAAGGCGCAGTTGTATGTCGATGGAAGCATGGTAGACGAAAGCTCAAGTACTGTGTCGCTGGCGGATATCTCTTCTAACCTCAATCTAGTGGGCAAGAACCGATTCAATTCGTGGTCTTTCTACAGAGGCCGCCTAGACGATTTCCAGATCCACAACTTTGCCCTGTCGGCGAACGAAGTCGCTGCAGTCGCTGGACTCGTTTCACCTCCGGTGCCGACCGGACTTGCGACTACCGTCATGGACGACGAGATCGTGTTGTCTTGGGACTCGGTTCCGGGAGCGACTGCTTATGCGGTGAGACGTTCCGAATCGAGCGACGGACCGTTCGTAGCGCTTGCCTCGAATCTGTCGAGTCCTGTTTTTGTGGATACAGAAACTTCCGGGAAAACAAAGTTTTATTATGAAGTGGCGGCGAGCAACGATGCTGGATCGAGTCTATATTCAGATGTCAGTTTCGCTAGTTTGCTTTCGTTTGCCGAAGAATGGCGCGAACTGCACTTCGGCGTGACTGAGAATGCTGGCGAGGCCGCCGACGACGCAGACCCAGACAAAGATGGAATTATCAACCTTCTTGAGCGAGCCTTTGCGGGAAATCCGAAGCGAAAGGAAGGAGACCTCGCTCCTTACCTCGATGATTCGGTCGCTCCGTTGGCGATCGTTTATCGACGTGCCGTAAGCGCCGCCGACCTCGCGTTCCGAGTACTGGAGTCTTCGGACCTGTCGCCAGAATGGGCAGTGGCTGAGGGAACTAGCGAGGTTATATCGGAAGAGGGAGGAGTACAGTGGGTACGTTTTGTAAGACGTCTTGAAGCCGATGAAGATCTATTCCTGCGTCTTCAAGTGAAGTCCGAGTGA
- a CDS encoding glycoside hydrolase family 2 TIM barrel-domain containing protein has protein sequence MKNAKRTVRFALGAFTLACQATSFAESSLEWENPEIFQINREAPRASFVRYQSEATALEGEIADSTYVKSLNGDWTFNWSAKPADRPVGFESPDFDVSSWGTIPVPSNWELEGHGIPIYANLVYPFPKNPPFIDHADNPVGSYRRTFTIPENWDGKRVYLSFGAVRSAMYIWLNGESIGYSEGSKTEAEFDITDALQEGENLLAVEVYRWSDASYLEDQDFWRLSGIERDVNLYATNPTTLADFRIIADLDETYRDGLFSASLKLTNKGDATETIEVEGKLLDGDKTAASFKTKIKVPANGEADFNFEKKLPKVRKWTAETPELYTLQLKTTPARGESEYTKTRVGFRKVEIKNSQFLVNGQPVYLKGVNLHDHDPVTGHVVSEEITLLDLRIMKENNINAIRCSHYPKNPYFYELCDEYGFYVVDEANIEIHGMGTTNQGSFDESIHPAYLPEWADAHLDRVQRMYHRSKNHPSIIIWSLGNEAGNGQNHFANYDWLKAQDSTRPVQYEGATNHSNSDLQVPMYWNIEKTEQYVSNNPTRPFIMCEYAHAMGNSVGNLQDYWNVFEKYPSAQGGFIWDWVDQGILAQNEEGVPYWAYGGDLGSAHIRHDENFCLNGIVNADRSPHPALFEVKKVYQHIKFRDFDPASKSLEIYNGYYFTNLSEFDLFYTLSKEGRTVAMGPLPDLELAPTQATRVALPIGDLDPSTEWQLTLEAKTKHADPLLKAGHTLAAEQFSIGSYSAEGFKKAVPGDVIDISEDGLLTLSNKDFSIRFDSDTGFPVSLVYGQKSILKESSRANFWRAPTDNDYGFRMPTEWKAWKEAGLSPKLVSLKYKRHSSGSVSVHVGYKLPVVDADFRIDYTVNRNGEILVTNKLVGVSSDLPNLPRFGNTMILEESYAQAKYYGRGPFENYQDRNTAAFLAQYSSSVEDLGFAYARPQENGYRTDVRWVEFLDASGQGIRIESVDRPLGFNARHQYDSDFDAGDKKSQTHMSDIKHRPLVSVNIDHSQMGVGGDTSWGELPHKQYRLAPQDYEYSYIIRPVR, from the coding sequence ATGAAAAACGCAAAAAGAACAGTACGCTTCGCTTTGGGAGCGTTCACTCTCGCCTGTCAAGCCACCTCCTTTGCAGAAAGCTCTCTCGAGTGGGAAAACCCAGAGATTTTCCAGATAAACCGCGAGGCGCCGCGTGCCTCCTTCGTGCGGTATCAGAGTGAAGCGACTGCGCTCGAGGGCGAGATCGCCGATTCGACTTACGTCAAGTCCCTCAACGGGGATTGGACCTTCAACTGGTCCGCCAAGCCAGCCGACCGCCCCGTCGGCTTCGAATCCCCCGATTTCGACGTATCGTCCTGGGGTACCATTCCCGTTCCATCTAATTGGGAGCTCGAAGGACACGGCATTCCCATCTACGCGAACTTGGTGTATCCATTTCCTAAGAACCCTCCTTTCATAGACCACGCGGACAATCCCGTGGGAAGCTATCGCCGCACCTTCACCATCCCTGAGAACTGGGACGGCAAACGCGTCTACCTCAGCTTCGGCGCCGTGCGTAGTGCCATGTACATTTGGCTGAACGGCGAGAGCATCGGCTATAGTGAAGGCAGCAAAACAGAGGCAGAATTTGACATCACCGACGCATTGCAAGAAGGCGAAAACCTCCTCGCAGTCGAAGTCTACCGCTGGTCTGACGCTAGCTACTTGGAAGACCAGGATTTTTGGCGCCTCAGCGGCATCGAACGCGACGTCAACCTCTACGCCACCAACCCTACAACGCTCGCCGACTTCCGCATAATCGCGGACCTCGACGAAACCTACCGAGACGGCCTCTTCTCTGCCTCTCTTAAACTCACCAACAAAGGCGACGCCACCGAAACCATCGAAGTCGAAGGCAAGCTCCTCGACGGCGACAAGACCGCCGCATCCTTCAAAACCAAGATCAAGGTCCCCGCAAATGGCGAAGCGGATTTCAACTTTGAGAAGAAGCTTCCCAAGGTACGCAAATGGACCGCCGAGACGCCCGAGCTCTACACGCTCCAGCTGAAGACAACTCCCGCGCGCGGAGAATCTGAATACACAAAAACTCGAGTTGGTTTCCGCAAGGTCGAAATCAAAAATTCCCAATTCCTGGTAAACGGCCAGCCCGTCTACCTCAAAGGCGTCAACCTCCACGACCACGATCCTGTCACGGGCCACGTCGTAAGTGAGGAGATCACCCTTCTTGATCTCCGCATCATGAAGGAGAACAACATCAACGCCATCCGCTGTAGCCACTACCCTAAGAATCCCTACTTCTATGAGCTGTGCGACGAATACGGCTTCTACGTCGTCGACGAGGCCAACATCGAGATCCACGGAATGGGCACCACAAACCAAGGATCGTTCGACGAATCCATCCATCCCGCGTACCTTCCCGAGTGGGCGGACGCTCACCTAGATCGCGTGCAAAGGATGTACCACCGCTCAAAAAACCATCCTTCGATTATCATTTGGTCCCTAGGCAACGAAGCAGGCAACGGCCAAAACCACTTCGCCAACTACGATTGGCTGAAAGCGCAAGACAGCACCCGTCCCGTACAATACGAGGGCGCCACCAATCACTCGAATTCCGATCTCCAGGTCCCCATGTATTGGAATATCGAGAAAACCGAGCAATACGTATCCAACAATCCGACACGCCCATTCATCATGTGCGAATACGCACACGCCATGGGCAACAGCGTCGGCAACCTCCAAGACTATTGGAACGTCTTCGAGAAATATCCGTCCGCCCAAGGCGGTTTCATCTGGGACTGGGTTGACCAGGGGATCCTCGCCCAGAACGAGGAGGGCGTTCCATACTGGGCCTATGGAGGCGACCTAGGCTCCGCGCACATTCGCCACGACGAAAATTTCTGCCTGAACGGGATCGTCAACGCCGACCGCTCTCCGCACCCTGCACTCTTCGAGGTCAAAAAGGTTTACCAACACATCAAGTTTCGCGACTTCGATCCAGCGAGCAAGAGCCTGGAAATCTACAACGGCTACTACTTCACGAACCTTTCCGAGTTCGATCTCTTCTACACCCTCTCCAAGGAGGGCCGAACTGTCGCGATGGGCCCTCTGCCTGACCTCGAACTCGCACCCACCCAAGCGACTCGTGTTGCCCTTCCCATAGGAGACCTGGACCCTTCCACCGAGTGGCAACTCACCCTGGAAGCCAAAACGAAGCACGCAGATCCACTTCTCAAGGCCGGTCACACCCTAGCAGCCGAACAATTCAGTATCGGTTCGTATTCAGCAGAAGGATTCAAGAAGGCCGTTCCAGGCGACGTGATCGACATCAGCGAAGACGGCCTACTTACCCTCTCCAACAAAGACTTCTCCATCCGTTTCGATTCCGACACTGGTTTTCCGGTCTCCTTGGTCTACGGACAGAAATCAATCCTCAAGGAAAGCTCCCGAGCAAACTTCTGGCGGGCTCCCACCGACAATGACTACGGATTCAGGATGCCTACCGAATGGAAAGCCTGGAAAGAAGCTGGTCTGTCTCCCAAACTCGTTTCACTGAAATACAAGCGCCATTCCAGCGGTTCCGTGTCAGTGCATGTTGGATACAAGCTGCCAGTCGTCGACGCAGATTTCCGGATCGACTATACCGTCAACCGAAACGGCGAAATACTCGTCACCAACAAACTCGTTGGCGTTAGTAGCGACCTCCCTAACCTTCCTCGATTCGGGAATACGATGATTCTAGAAGAAAGCTACGCTCAAGCGAAATACTACGGACGCGGCCCATTCGAAAATTATCAAGACCGCAACACCGCAGCCTTTTTGGCACAATACAGCAGTTCCGTAGAAGACCTGGGCTTCGCCTACGCTCGTCCACAAGAAAATGGATACAGGACCGATGTTCGTTGGGTAGAGTTTCTAGACGCTTCCGGTCAAGGCATTCGCATCGAATCGGTTGATCGCCCGCTCGGCTTCAACGCTCGCCACCAGTACGATTCAGACTTCGATGCCGGCGACAAGAAATCGCAAACCCACATGAGCGACATAAAACACCGCCCTCTCGTAAGCGTTAACATCGACCATTCGCAAATGGGCGTCGGAGGCGACACCAGTTGGGGAGAACTTCCGCACAAGCAGTATCGTCTCGCTCCCCAAGACTACGAATACAGCTACATCATCCGGCCCGTTCGCTGA